The Bradyrhizobium diazoefficiens genome contains the following window.
ATGCGAACGAGCGGGATGTGCAGTGGAACTCTTGTGGCGTCGAACTGATCGACACCGGCACCGACCGAAAAGACCAGCTCGAGATTGGGGAACGTCGCGGCGATGTCGTCCGGCGGCACCCACGCCACGAGGTAGCGAACATCCGCGGGATTGCCGATGTCGGGCCACAGCCGGAACGGCAGATGCGGCGCGCGCTCCGCGAAGAAGATCGCCCACTCCGCGCCGCGCACCATGTTGGCCTTGTAGAGAACCGTCATGCCGCGAGCGCCCCTAGAACGGGCTGACCGGCGCGAGCCGCCGGCCGTCGATCATGCGCTTGTGGCTGTAGGCCGCGGGATCGACCAGCGGCGTCGAGCCCGTCACGATGTCGGCGGCGAGCTTGCCGGCCGCGGGACCGATGCCAAAGCCGTGGCCGGAGAAACCGGTCGCGAGGAAGAAGCCGGGCAGCGCGTCGACCGGAGAGATCACGGGAATGGTGTCGGGCGTGCAGTCGATGGTGCCGCCCCAGGCTTCTGCGATCTCGATGTCCTTCAATTCCGGGTTCGATTTGATCAGCGCGGCGAGTGCCGCATTGACCAGCGACATGTCCGGTGCGGGATCGCGCACGCGCTCCGTCTCGAAGGGCGACGGCTTGTCGAAGCCCCAGCTGGTGCCGCGCACGATCTGGTCGAAGAACGACTTGCCGAACGATATCTTCAAGCCATTGCGGCGATGCAAATAGGTCGGCCAGAAGGTGCGGGCGTAGCGGAACAGATCGGGCGAGAGCTCGACCGTGCCACGGTTGCGCAGCGCGAGTGTGAAGCCGCCGTCGAGGCGGCGACGAATGCAGTAGAAATCGGTGCCGAGCGCGCCGGAGGTGATCTCCGGGCCCGGCGTGGTCCGGCATGCGGTGGCGTTGACGAGGCCGATCGGCAGCTCGATGCCGTGGCGGCGGCAAAACAGCGACGACCATGCGCCGCCCGACAGCAGCACGGATTGCGTACGAATGGTGCCCTTCTCGGTGACGACGGCACTGACGCGTCCGCCTTGCGTCTCCAGCCCGCGCGCGGCGCAGCCCTGATGGATCGTGACGGAGTGCTTTCGCGCGGCGGTGGCAAGCGCCGGCACCGCCATCGACGGCTCGGCGCGTCCGTCGCTCGGCGTATGCAGGCCGCCGACCCATTTGTCGGTATTGCCGGGCATGCGCTCGGCGATCTCGGCCGGCGTCAGGACGGTCGAATGCACCTGCATCTCGCGTGCCATCGCCGCCCAGCGCTCCCAGCTCGCAAGCTCGTCCTTGCTCTTGGTCAGGAACAGCACGCCGGTGCGGCGGAAGCCGGCATCCACACCGGCATCGTTCTGCATGTCCTCCCACAGCCGCAGCGCCTCACGCGCCAACGGAATTTCCTCACGCGCGCGCCCCTGCTGACGGCACCAGCCCCAATTGCGGCTCGACTGCTCGCCGCCGACATGGCCCTTCTCGACCAGCGCGACGGAGAGGCCTTTCTTCGCGAGATGATAGGCCGCGGAGACGCCGATGACGCCGCCGCCGATGACGACGACGTCCACCTGCGCCGGCAGGCGTTCGTCGCTGTTTATACGATTGAGCGGCGGGGACATGGGACACTCCAGATATTCAGTTCGATCGAAGCAAATTGGCTCGTCATGTGTTTGCAGATCATGGGATGTTCATCCGCGGGTCGAGCGCGTCGCGCAGGCCGTCACCGAGGAAGTTGAAGCTCGTCACCGCGAGCGTGATGGCGAGGCCCGGCGCAATCGCGAGCCACGGCGCGCTGGTGAGATAGATCTGCGCGTTGTTGAGCATGTTGCCCCAGCTGGCGGCCGGCGGCTGGATGCCGTAGCCGAGATAGCTGACGTAGGATTCGAGCAGGATCGCCTTGGCGACGTTGAGCGTCGCCGCCACCACGATCGGTGCCATCGCGTTGGGCACGAGCTCGCGGAACATGATCCGCAGGTTCGACGAACCGAAGGCGAGCGCCGCCACTGCAAACTCGCGTTCGCGCAGCGAGCGGACCTGGGCTTCGACGACGCGCGCCACCGCCATCCAGGCGGTGGCCGCGATCAGCACCGTGGTGGTGACAGGGCCCGGTTCGGTCAGCGCCGCGAGCGCGAGCAGCAGGAAGATCGTCGGAAAGCACAGCACGGCGTCGACGAGCCGCATCAGGACCGCGCCAACCGCGCCGCCATAGAAGCCGGCGAAGGCGCCAACCACGATGCCGACTGCCATCGCGATCACCATCGCGACGATGCCGATCGACAGCGAGATGCGCCCGCCCATCACCAGCCGCGCCAGCACGTCGCGGCCGAGTTCGTCCGTACCGAGAATATGCGCGCCGGAAAGCGGCGGCGCGAACCGCTTCAGGATATCGATATAGGTGTCGTCGAATGGCAGGAGATAAGGGCCGAGGACCGAGCCGAAGACGAGCACCAGAATGATGACGGCGCCCGCGAGCGCGAGCCGATGCCGGCGGAATCGCCGCCACGCGGCCTGGCCGGGCGCGGGCTGGACAGTCGAGAGCGTCGCGGTCGTCATCGCCTAGCCCACCCGGATGCGCGGATCGACGACGGCATAGAGGATGTCTGCGAGCAGCGAGCCGATCAGCACCATCATCGCCGAGAACATCAGGATGCCCATCACCACGGGGTAGTCGCGGTAGCCGATGGAATCGAGGAACAGACGTCCCATGCCCGGCCAGGTGAACACGGTCTCGGCGACCAGCGCACCGCCGAGCAGCGTCGGAAACTGAAGGCCAGCAACCGTGATCATCGGAAGCATCGCGTTGCGAAGCGCGTGCACGGTCAGGATGCGCCATTCCGGCATGCCCTTTGCGCGCGCGGTGCGGATGTAGTCGTGATTGATGACCTCCAGCATGGAGGAGCGCATGAAGCGGCCCCACATCGCGGTCTCGACCAGGGCCAGCACCATCGCTGGCGCAATCAGATGATGCAGCAGATCGAGGAAAGAGCCGTCGCCGACGGTCTCGCGGTTGCCGGCTGGCAGCCAGCCGAGCGTCACCGAGAACACGTAGATGGTGACGAGGCCGAACCAGAAGGTCGGGATCGACAGCGCGATCATGGCGCCGACCGTTGCAAGCGTATCGAACAGCGAGTATCGCCGCAGCGCGCCGAGGATGCCGATCCAGCAGCCGAGCAGCACCGCGATGATGGTCGCCGTCGCCATCAGCTCCAGGGTGGCGCCGAGATGTGAGGAGATCACCGACAGCACCGCCTCGCCGTCGCGATAGGACTTGCCCCAATCGCCTTTCAGCATGCGGCCGAACCAGTCGAGATACTGGATCGGCAGCGGACGATCGAGCCCGAGCTGTTTGCTGACGCGGTCGAGATCCTCCTGCGTCATCTGCGCCGAGGCGGCGTATTGCGAGAGCGGACCGCCGGGCGCCAGATGCAGGATGGCGAAGCCGATTGCGGAGACGATCACCAGCAGCATGACCGCTTGCGCCAGGCGATTGGCGATGTAACGGGCCATGTCAGGCGATCCAGCGCGCCGGATGCATCAGGCCCAGTACCATTCGCGGATGTTCCAGCAATTGATCGAGGTGTTGATGTTGGGACGGAAGCCTTGCAGTCCCTCCTTCACGCCCTCGGCGATGAAGCCCTGGAACAGCGGCAGGATCGCGAGGTCGTTGCGGATGAGCTTTTGCAGGTCGCCATAGGTGGTCTTGCGCTGGGCGAGATCGAATTGCTTGGCGCCTTGCGCGAGCAGCCGATCCGCCTCCGCGCTCTGGTATTGATAAGTGTTGTAACCGCGGCCGCCCTTGGCTGGGATAGCGCCGGAGCCGAAGCGCGGCGTCACGTCGGGATCGCTGCCGAGCATGAAGTTCACGCCCACGATCACCGAGTTGAACTTCGACTGCTGCCAGAAGTCGCCCCAGATCACGGCGGCCGGCATGTTGTTGACGCGCATGGTCGCACCGATCGCGCGCCAATCCTGGATCAGGAGCTGCTGGGTCTGCTCGCGCACCGCATTGCCTGAGGTCGTCGAGTTGGCGAATTCGAGCTTGACGCCCCCCTTCTCGCGCACGCCACTGGTGCCGCGAACCCAACCGGCCGCATCGAGCAGCGCATTGGCTTTGGTCGGATCGTATTTGTGCTGCGGCAGCCCCTGCTGGAACGACCACGCCTGCTGCGGCACGAAGCTCTCGGTCTGCGTCGGCAGGCCGTAGTTCAGCGTATCGATGATCGCCTGCTTGTTGATGGCGAGGTAGAGCGCCTCGCGCACCGCGCGGTCGGCGAAGGGGCCGAATTCCAGGTTCGGCGCGATGTGCTCCACCGACGATGTCGCCGAGACGACGATCTTGTGCCCCTTCAGCGTCTTCGCCTCCTGGACGAAGTTCGGCAGGATGCCTTGCAGGCCGGTGTAATCGACCTGGCCGGTGCGGAACTGCGTGTAGAGCACGGTGAGGTCGGGGATGTATTTGAAGACCACGCGTTCGACGTACGGCCCCTTGCCGTGGTAGCCGGTGTGGGCATTGAGCAGGATGTGGTCGCCGGGCACGCGCTCGCCCCAGCGGAACGGCCCGGTGCCGACAGGCGCATTGTGGAACGGCGACGAATTCGGGTCGGACACCTTCTCCAGGATGTGCTTTGGCACGATGAAGGTGAGCGATCCCAGGATGGACATGTAAGGCGAGTACGCCGCCTCCATGCGCCAGTGAATCTCGTCGGCCGCAACGACCTTGATGTCCTTGACCAGGCTGTGGCCGACGCGACTGCGTGCGCGGAAGTCCGGATTGTTGATCAGGTCGAGCGAGAATTTGACGTCATCGGCCGTGAAGGCCGTGCCGTCGTGCCATTTCACGTCGCTGCGCAGCTTGATCTTCCAGGTCAGGCCGTCGGCCGATAGGCCGCCGTTCTCGATGGTGGGGACTTCGCGCGCAAGGTCGGGAACGAATTTTCCGTCGGGATCGATGAACCAGAGCGGCGAGAACACCTGCCACCAGACGCCTTGGTCGACCTCGATGCCGGGCATCAAGGGATGGAAGACGGTCGGCTCCTGCGACAGCGCCGCAATCACCTGCCCGCCTGGCTTGTCCGGTGGATTACCCGGACGCTCGGTCTGTGCAAAGGCGTTGCCTGCAAGGCTCCATCCTGCCGCGGCGCCTGCGCCGAGCTGGAAGAACTGACGGCGATTCGGAATGCCGAGATGCAGTGCCCCAACGCCGAATTTCCCGGTGTCGTCCGCCATGACCACTCTCCGTTTTCGCACGCGGCACCGTCTCCCGCGTCCCGAAACCCCGGCAAAGGGACAGGAGTGGGCTTTAGTGCTTCTAAATTTTTCAGCCAAAATTTCATCACGACTAAATACAGCTGTCAATCACCTTGCTAAGATGCGCGACCATTTCACACCGCAGCCGGCCATTCCGGCGGCGAGATCATGCACGGGAGAGCGACATGGACGGTCGCGGCAACACCAACGGACCGAAGGGCGTCCCGACGATCGAGGCCGACGGTGCGATCGACCAGCGCCTCGGCGAGACGGTGCGGCTGCTGCGTCAGCGCGCCGGCCTCTCGATCCAGGACGTCGCCACCAGGACCGGCCTCTCCAACGGCATGATCAGCCAGCTCGAACGCGCGCGCGCGATGCCGTCGATCCGCACGCTGCGCCTGCTCAGCATCGCGCTCGAGGTTCCCATCTCCTACTTCTTCGAAACAACCGATACCGCCGATGTGCAGCAGTACATCGTGCGCAAGAACAGTCGGCGGCTGTTGCGGCTCACCGCCAGCGGCGTCGTCAAGGAGGCGCTGACGCCCGAAGGCAAAGGCCAGCTCGAGCTCTACGAGCTGACGCTCAATCCCGGCGCCTCGTCCGGCACCGACTTTCTGCAACACACCGGCGAGAAGGCCGGCTACATCCTCTCCGGCAGCCTGCGGCTTTGGCTCGACAACCAGGCGCATGTGCTCGAGGCCGGCGACAGTTTTCGTTTTCCGAGCATCGTGCCGCACATGTTCGACAACCCGACCCAGCAGGCCGCGCGCGTGATCTGGGTCACGACGTTGCAGCAGACCGATTCGCCGGCAGGTTGAGCCCCGCGGAACGCCCGCGCCCCGATAACGCCGGAAGTTGCCCTCGACCTCGCCGCAGAGAGTCGAAGAAGGCCGCGGCACGACATTCACGATCTATCTGCCGAAGGCCGAGACCAGCGCCCTTCGCCCCGCAGGCTATGACGCGCGCAAGATCGTGCGTGGAACGGAGACCATCCTCTGCGTCGAGGACGACCGCGGCGTCCGCCGATACGTCACGGGTGCAGCTGAAAAGCCCCGGCTACAAGGTCGTCCCTGCCGCCAGCGCGACCGAAGCGCTTGCCATCGCCGCCGACGGCACGCCGTTCGACCTGCTGTTCACCGACACCGTGATGCCCGGCGGCATCAACGGGCGCGAGCTCGCCGAGCAGATGGTGGCGGCGCGGCCCTCGCTCCGGGTGCTATTCACGTCGGGCTACGCCCACGACTCCCAGCACGCACCAGGAGGCATCACCATGGGTGCGCCGCTGCTGACCAAACTCTATCGCTAGGCCGAGCTCGCACGCATGCTGCGCCGCTCGCTCGACACCGCCGTCGATGCCGCGGGAGACCAGATCCCGACGCCCTATTCGGTGCAGGCCGAGCTGGAAGGCTTTTTGCGCAAGCAGTCGTCGGATCGCGACGGCTAGCGCGGATGGACTCCGCACCGAGCCTGGGCAACACTCCGGTAGAGCCGGAATTTCCCAATGGAGGCGAGCCATGACGTCACTTGAAAAAGGCATTACCGCGAACGGCACCGGTTTTGGCGACAAGAGCTGGAACATCCTCGGCCAGGTCTATTTCCCCAAGGCCGTCGCCGAATCCACCTTCGCGTTCGAGACCAACAGCGAGCCCGGCCAGTTCGTGCCCGTACACATCCATCCGACCCAGGACGAGTTCATCCTGGTGCAGGAGGGCACGCTCGACCTCAAGCTCGACGGCCAATGGGTCAAGGCCCATGCCGGCGATCTCGTGCGCCTGCCGCGCGGCATCCCGCACGGTTATTTCAACAAATCCGACAAACCGGCCCGCGCGCTGTTCTGGGTCTCGCCAATGCAGAAGCTGGAAGCGCTGTTCACCCAGCTCCACAATTTGACCGACCCGGCCGAGGTCGTGCGCATCTCGGCCCTGCATGAGGTCGACTTCCTGCCGCCGGAGGCCAACGACTAGGCTAGTTGGTGATGCGGGCTTCGGACACCGCATGATTGAACATCGCGTTCAGCGCCGCCGTGATGTCGGCCGGCGTGTTCGCGGTGTAGAAGAAGCCGGGCGAGGCGCAGTTCTGCAGGCTCGTCGGAATATTCGGGATGTTCCAGTTGGCGTAATCGTCCTCGTCGCCGGCGAAGGATGTGTTGACGGGATCGATCTTCTGATAGGGAATGTACAACACGGAGACGATGATCCCGCGATTCTTCAAAGACGTGCACGACGTGGCTGGGTTGATCGTCGTGGCGTGGTTGCTGCCGGACCAGGAGCCGTTCGGAACACCCTTCATCTGCGGGTCCTGCGCGCCGTCGGTCACAAGGAAGACATAGGGCAACGTGTTGTTCCACGCGCTGCCATCGCCCACGCTGACGATCAGCGTATTCACTCCGGACAGCGCGTTGTCGATATGCGTGCCGCCGGAGCCCAGATTCGCATTCGTATTGGTATCGAGCAGCGTTGCCAGATTGGCGGCGGCGTAGTTGATGGTGGAGGGATTGGTGGTCGAACCGTTGATGCTGCTGGTCAGCGGAAAATACGAATAGAGATACTGGATGAAGGGATAGAGGCCGATGCGAAACTGGTTCGCCACCTTCTCGGTGCTGTTAGCTGTGGCGAACAACTGGTTCACCGCATAGCCGACGGCGTCCAGACGCAGCTGAATGCACGAGTCAGTCCCGTCCGTCGGACAGTTCGCCACCGTTGAAAGATTCGAGTAGAGCGAATTCGGCAGGCCGGAGACGATCGACGACGGCAGTTGAACGCCCATAGGGTTGCTGGCCTTCGTGGTGAGAAGGCCCTTGTATCCACTCTGGCTGACGCGCGAGATCGCATAGCCGAGACAGTAATTGTTCGTGGGGTAGCCCTGTGTTCCGGAATCCGTGCAGGCGCTGTTCTGCGGCGAGAAATGGCAGGCGAGCGTGCAGCCCGTCGGGTATTGCCGGTAGTTGTCCGGATTGATCGACTGCATGCGCTGGGCTTCGGCGGTGGTCGACGGCAGGCCCATCGATCCCGAAACATCCAGCGTGAGATAAAAATCGAGATAAAGGGGCAAGGTCGTGGAGGACGACGAGCTGCCGGTCACGGTCAACTTCTTGTAGCCGAGAAGCTGCATGAAGGTGACAGGAACGTCGGCGCTGAATTGCACGTTCGACGCCAGCTTGTTTCCGGTCTTGGTGACGGTGCTAGTCACAGCCAGGTTGGTGTAGCTGCCGGAGAACGACGAAACATTTCCGTTGAAGATGTTGTTCGCTTCCGTGACGCCGGCGGAAACCGAACCGTTCGAGGTCATCGCCATCGCAGCGTTATACCCAGCCGAGTTTATCGAGATCGAGGCGACGCTGGCCGAATCCGACGAGCTCTGCAGCTTGGCTTTGACGCGCGTCGCCATACTGTAGTCGATGGCACATCCGATCGCCGTGATGATCGGCACGAGGGCGATTGCGAAAGTGACGGCGGTATTGGCATTGGTGTCGCGCTTCAACCGCGGCATGAGTCGTCCAATACGGACGATCGTTTCGAGAATTGCCATTGCCAAGCCCCCGCTCGACGGTTCGTTCTGAAATGACCGAGATGAATTGCAGGAAGATGATACGAAACTGACGCCAGGACCAACGCGCGGTAGCGAAAATGATGAACTTCGCGCAGGACGACTCGCGTCGCCCCTCGTGCGAGGCGTGCATTATGCCGATGCGAAGCTACTGAAACGTAAAGGGGTTTCGTCAGCCTCCGGTAAGCTCGCCCCGGCTCATCCGTTGTTCTACGGAGATAAGAGCAGACCCTCCTCGACCGGCGCGGCGCAGATGCTTACGATCTGCACAGCCCCCGAATCGACAGCCGATGGAACACGCGATGCGACCAGGACCTCATGCCGCTGCGGCCGTCGCAGCGCTTGCCTTGCTCCTCACGACGCCCGCCGCGAGCCAGACGCAAGTGCTCACGCCGAAGCAATCGGATGCGCTCGCGGCTTACGACCGCGCGCTCGGCGATTTCAAATCGGTCCTTGCCGAGCGGCGCAGCCAGATCGAGGCAAAGCAGCCTTTGCCGAACCTGCCGGGACAGGCTCTTTATCTCGCGCGCGTCGCGGTGATCAGCACATACAAGGATCTCACCGACGCGATGCCGTCGCGGATTGGAAAGCCGAACAGGTTCGAAATTCCCCCGGCCTATTTCGATGCCGAGATCGAGCCGCTGGTCGACGAATATGCCACGCTCTTCGAGATCATGGAGGCGCCCCCTACCGACGCGCAGAATTCGGCAACACCATTCAAGGACGTCGTCGATCTCGGCGCTGCGATTGCGCGGGCGAAAGGACTTGGGCCGGCTGACGCAGCCGCCGCAGGCCGCATCAGCCTGGGACTGTTCTATGCCGAGACGAACGGCAAGCAGAACGTCCGCAACGGGCGCTCGAACACCTACATGGGCAGCCTGCAGACCGGCCCGTCCGAAGATCGGAATGGCCAGCGGAAATGGGAGGCCATCAAGGGCGCGATCGCGGCCGCCGATCCCGCACTGAACGCACGTGACGACAAGGAAGAGGCACGATCCCGCGGCACGGATCGCCGCTTCAATCACTGGACCAATGTGCGCGACGGCCTCATGAACGCGCATGCGGAGCTGTTTGCCGAGATCCCCGCGATCGTGAAGACGCTGCCCGATCCGATCGACCAGATGAAGCTGTTCGAGCTGATCCAGATCATCCCGACGCCGACTCGCTCCGCGCTGAAATCGGGCGACCTGCTGAACTACAGGGTGTCCAGTCCCACCATCATGAAGCACCTGCGCAACAACAGCATTTTTGCTTTTGGACAAGCCGACCGGGCACGCAATTCGGCAAGCTTCCGCGAGATCCTCGGTGCGATGTGGCTGTTCAAGCGGAAGTTCCAGAAGGCAATGGCGAAGTATGCGGAGATCAAGCCGCGCTAGCAGCAGAGCGCGCTCCAACGCTGCGCTGGACGCGCCTTCTAGTTCTCCACCTTGTAGCCGTCCGTCAGCGTCTTCAGGAACGCGATGATGTCAGTCATATCCTGATCTGTCATCGCCGGCTTGTCGCCGAGGTGACGATCGAAGGGCGGATCGGTCACGTCGACATTGGCGTGATACTTTTGCGGCAAATCGTCGTATTTCTGCGCCGTGCCGTCGGCAGCATGCGCGAACACCTTTTCTGGATCTGTGTCGCGGAAATTGTAGAAATCCATCACCTGTTCGAGGGTGCTGAAAACGCCGTTGTGGAAGAAGGCGTGGCGGGTCGCGGTGTTGCGCAGCGTCGGCGTCAGGAACATGCCGCAATATTGCGTCTGTTCCGCGACGTCGGTGCGTTGCGGGCCGCAGACGCCGAGATCGAAATAATTCGGCTCGCGATTGCCGGCGAGCGCGGCATTGCGCGGCGCGCCGAGCGCCTCGTACTGGTGGTCGGTGAAGAGCGGCGGCAGGCTGTCGCGGGTCGGCGCTGAGATGTGGCAGCCGGCGCAATTGGCCTTGTCGGGATCGTTGAACAATTGCAGGCCGCGCAGTTCGCTCTCGGACAGCCGCGCCTTACCTTCAAGCCAGTAGTCATACTTGCTGCTGTAGGGATGGAAGCTCTGCTCTTCAACCTGGTAGCGCGCGACGGCAAACATCGCCTCCGCGATCAGGAGCCGCTGGTTTTTGAGTACACCCGCGCCGAACAACTCGACGAAGCGCTGGACGTAAGGTGCACGGCGCAGCTTGTCCACAACGATCTCGACCCTGCCGCCGTCCATCTCGTTGGGATCGAGCAGCGGAAACAGCGCCTGGCCCTGAAGCGTATCGGCGCGACCGTCCCAGAACAGGCCGCCCTGCGGCACGATGTTCGCCGACGCGCCAGTGCCGCCCGCGGTCTTGGTCGTGCGCGCGGCCCGCTGACCGAGCGCGGCCATCTGCGCGAGGTCAATGATATTGTCGTCGTCGCCCTTGTCGGGGCCGATGCTGAAATTCGGCTGGCGCTCAAGATAGGTCAGCGACGGCACCGCGCGTGCGCCTTGCTGCGACAGCGTGGCGCCGCCGAGCATCACCGGTCCGTCATTAGGCGGGCCGTAGGCGTGATCCGGGCTGTGGCAGGACGCGCAAGAGAGCCTGCCTGAGGACGAGAGAGAGGTATCGTAAAAAATCTCCTTGCCGAGGAGAGCCATCGCGGACAGTGGCGCGACTGGCGGACGATAGAGATGAACCGGGTTCGGATTGACGCCCGACGGAGTCGCCTCGGCCAGCCCCTGCGTCTCGACCGCAAAGACAGCGCCGGCCAGCGAGAGCAGGCCGGCGCCGAGGAGCCACAAAGTGCGGCTGTGCATAATAAGGTCCCGTTGGACTAGTGGTGGTGGTGGTGGTGCTCGTCCGGCGGGCTGACAACGACCGTGCCAGAGGTCGGATCGAGGAACAGCGCGTCGGTCCGGAAATCGTGGCTGTGGTCCTGGTCGAAGTCGAACAGGTCCATGATCGATCCGGTGGTGGCGTCGAACGAGCCGCCGCCAAGACGCTTGCCCTTCAGCCAATTGTCCTCGATGAACCGCACCACCGAAGCCTGCGAAATGGCGGTATGACTGACGAAGTTGGTCTTGGCATAGGGCGAGATCACGATGAAAGGCACGCGGGTGGCAGGACCACAACGGCCGTTCACCGGATTGCCGCCGACGCCTTTCAGTTGAGGCTGCTTGGCGACGCCGCGACCGCACAGGCCGGGGCCGTTGAGTTGATCAGCGGTCGAGTCATAGGAGGCGCTGGTCGGCTTGGCGTAAGCGTGATCGTACCAGCCGTCGGAGTCGTCGTAGGTGATGATGACGGCCGTGTCACGCCATTCGGGCCGCGTCTGGAGGAAGTTGATCAGGTCGACCGTTCCCTGCTGCTCGTCGAGAGGATCGGAATAGCCGGCGTGGCCATCCTGGTAGGCCGGCAGCTTGACGTAGGACACTGCCGGGAAATTGCCTGCCTTCACGGCCGCATAGAAATCCTCGAGATCGTAGCCGTGATTGGCGGGATCGGCGGTCTTGCCGTCCGCTTCGTAGGTGTGGCCGATCGCGTCAACCGAACTCGGCCGCGCATGGGTCCAATTGGCGGTCGACTTGTAGTATTGGAACCAGGCGTGATGCGGAACATAGT
Protein-coding sequences here:
- a CDS encoding FAD-binding oxidoreductase codes for the protein MSPPLNRINSDERLPAQVDVVVIGGGVIGVSAAYHLAKKGLSVALVEKGHVGGEQSSRNWGWCRQQGRAREEIPLAREALRLWEDMQNDAGVDAGFRRTGVLFLTKSKDELASWERWAAMAREMQVHSTVLTPAEIAERMPGNTDKWVGGLHTPSDGRAEPSMAVPALATAARKHSVTIHQGCAARGLETQGGRVSAVVTEKGTIRTQSVLLSGGAWSSLFCRRHGIELPIGLVNATACRTTPGPEITSGALGTDFYCIRRRLDGGFTLALRNRGTVELSPDLFRYARTFWPTYLHRRNGLKISFGKSFFDQIVRGTSWGFDKPSPFETERVRDPAPDMSLVNAALAALIKSNPELKDIEIAEAWGGTIDCTPDTIPVISPVDALPGFFLATGFSGHGFGIGPAAGKLAADIVTGSTPLVDPAAYSHKRMIDGRRLAPVSPF
- a CDS encoding ABC transporter permease yields the protein MTTATLSTVQPAPGQAAWRRFRRHRLALAGAVIILVLVFGSVLGPYLLPFDDTYIDILKRFAPPLSGAHILGTDELGRDVLARLVMGGRISLSIGIVAMVIAMAVGIVVGAFAGFYGGAVGAVLMRLVDAVLCFPTIFLLLALAALTEPGPVTTTVLIAATAWMAVARVVEAQVRSLREREFAVAALAFGSSNLRIMFRELVPNAMAPIVVAATLNVAKAILLESYVSYLGYGIQPPAASWGNMLNNAQIYLTSAPWLAIAPGLAITLAVTSFNFLGDGLRDALDPRMNIP
- a CDS encoding ABC transporter permease, giving the protein MARYIANRLAQAVMLLVIVSAIGFAILHLAPGGPLSQYAASAQMTQEDLDRVSKQLGLDRPLPIQYLDWFGRMLKGDWGKSYRDGEAVLSVISSHLGATLELMATATIIAVLLGCWIGILGALRRYSLFDTLATVGAMIALSIPTFWFGLVTIYVFSVTLGWLPAGNRETVGDGSFLDLLHHLIAPAMVLALVETAMWGRFMRSSMLEVINHDYIRTARAKGMPEWRILTVHALRNAMLPMITVAGLQFPTLLGGALVAETVFTWPGMGRLFLDSIGYRDYPVVMGILMFSAMMVLIGSLLADILYAVVDPRIRVG
- a CDS encoding peptide ABC transporter substrate-binding protein: MADDTGKFGVGALHLGIPNRRQFFQLGAGAAAGWSLAGNAFAQTERPGNPPDKPGGQVIAALSQEPTVFHPLMPGIEVDQGVWWQVFSPLWFIDPDGKFVPDLAREVPTIENGGLSADGLTWKIKLRSDVKWHDGTAFTADDVKFSLDLINNPDFRARSRVGHSLVKDIKVVAADEIHWRMEAAYSPYMSILGSLTFIVPKHILEKVSDPNSSPFHNAPVGTGPFRWGERVPGDHILLNAHTGYHGKGPYVERVVFKYIPDLTVLYTQFRTGQVDYTGLQGILPNFVQEAKTLKGHKIVVSATSSVEHIAPNLEFGPFADRAVREALYLAINKQAIIDTLNYGLPTQTESFVPQQAWSFQQGLPQHKYDPTKANALLDAAGWVRGTSGVREKGGVKLEFANSTTSGNAVREQTQQLLIQDWRAIGATMRVNNMPAAVIWGDFWQQSKFNSVIVGVNFMLGSDPDVTPRFGSGAIPAKGGRGYNTYQYQSAEADRLLAQGAKQFDLAQRKTTYGDLQKLIRNDLAILPLFQGFIAEGVKEGLQGFRPNINTSINCWNIREWYWA
- a CDS encoding helix-turn-helix domain-containing protein, whose translation is MDGRGNTNGPKGVPTIEADGAIDQRLGETVRLLRQRAGLSIQDVATRTGLSNGMISQLERARAMPSIRTLRLLSIALEVPISYFFETTDTADVQQYIVRKNSRRLLRLTASGVVKEALTPEGKGQLELYELTLNPGASSGTDFLQHTGEKAGYILSGSLRLWLDNQAHVLEAGDSFRFPSIVPHMFDNPTQQAARVIWVTTLQQTDSPAG
- a CDS encoding cupin domain-containing protein; translation: MTSLEKGITANGTGFGDKSWNILGQVYFPKAVAESTFAFETNSEPGQFVPVHIHPTQDEFILVQEGTLDLKLDGQWVKAHAGDLVRLPRGIPHGYFNKSDKPARALFWVSPMQKLEALFTQLHNLTDPAEVVRISALHEVDFLPPEAND
- a CDS encoding Tad domain-containing protein — protein: MAILETIVRIGRLMPRLKRDTNANTAVTFAIALVPIITAIGCAIDYSMATRVKAKLQSSSDSASVASISINSAGYNAAMAMTSNGSVSAGVTEANNIFNGNVSSFSGSYTNLAVTSTVTKTGNKLASNVQFSADVPVTFMQLLGYKKLTVTGSSSSSTTLPLYLDFYLTLDVSGSMGLPSTTAEAQRMQSINPDNYRQYPTGCTLACHFSPQNSACTDSGTQGYPTNNYCLGYAISRVSQSGYKGLLTTKASNPMGVQLPSSIVSGLPNSLYSNLSTVANCPTDGTDSCIQLRLDAVGYAVNQLFATANSTEKVANQFRIGLYPFIQYLYSYFPLTSSINGSTTNPSTINYAAANLATLLDTNTNANLGSGGTHIDNALSGVNTLIVSVGDGSAWNNTLPYVFLVTDGAQDPQMKGVPNGSWSGSNHATTINPATSCTSLKNRGIIVSVLYIPYQKIDPVNTSFAGDEDDYANWNIPNIPTSLQNCASPGFFYTANTPADITAALNAMFNHAVSEARITN
- a CDS encoding cytochrome-c peroxidase; translated protein: MHSRTLWLLGAGLLSLAGAVFAVETQGLAEATPSGVNPNPVHLYRPPVAPLSAMALLGKEIFYDTSLSSSGRLSCASCHSPDHAYGPPNDGPVMLGGATLSQQGARAVPSLTYLERQPNFSIGPDKGDDDNIIDLAQMAALGQRAARTTKTAGGTGASANIVPQGGLFWDGRADTLQGQALFPLLDPNEMDGGRVEIVVDKLRRAPYVQRFVELFGAGVLKNQRLLIAEAMFAVARYQVEEQSFHPYSSKYDYWLEGKARLSESELRGLQLFNDPDKANCAGCHISAPTRDSLPPLFTDHQYEALGAPRNAALAGNREPNYFDLGVCGPQRTDVAEQTQYCGMFLTPTLRNTATRHAFFHNGVFSTLEQVMDFYNFRDTDPEKVFAHAADGTAQKYDDLPQKYHANVDVTDPPFDRHLGDKPAMTDQDMTDIIAFLKTLTDGYKVEN